The DNA segment TTTACACAACCTGCCTTGATTATATCTGGAAGTACACTCGTACCTATGAGAGCTATATTCGAGAAACTTGGAGCGGATATTACATGGGATAATCCAACGAAAACAGTAACGGCGATTAAGGGAACAACCACTATAAAGTTAAAGATTAATGAACTTGTTGCATATGTGGACGGGAAGAAAGTGAATTTGGCTACTAAGCCACAATTAATAAACGGGAACACCATGGTTCCTCTCCGCTTTGTGTCGGAATCCCTTGGGGCAGTTGTGGAGTGGGAACCTAACACGCTGACCGCTGTAATTACAAGTGCCGGTTCTAAAGATACTAATAATAAAGATAGACAAAATATTGATCTTACATACAAAGGTGTAGCTATTGGCGATTCGAGAGCAAGTGCAGAAGCAAAACTTGGGGATGAGGTTAATCACTGTGTTTTTATTGACGATAAAGTTGTGTATATCTCAATAGGTGGTGGTGATACATTATCTAATGGACTAGGTGGTCAGGATAATTACAGTATAAAGAATGTCGTAGAT comes from the Paenibacillus hexagrammi genome and includes:
- a CDS encoding copper amine oxidase N-terminal domain-containing protein; amino-acid sequence: MKIKKVAVLASSLVIASMLLNSGVVVNAKTAGELSESYIEAHVKIDGKEQTFTQPALIISGSTLVPMRAIFEKLGADITWDNPTKTVTAIKGTTTIKLKINELVAYVDGKKVNLATKPQLINGNTMVPLRFVSESLGAVVEWEPNTLTAVITSAGSKDTNNKDRQNIDLTYKGVAIGDSRASAEAKLGDEVNHCVFIDDKVVYISIGGGDTLSNGLGGQDNYSIKNVVDIIGLDNLTYNSTFFTGNSFLIGHVGKNLLFFEVITAYNKDLNSTDFGYARTFMFDETSLKLIKKEVSDYNNDKSSDSDSDSDRKEDMLSTFTDSGKKFSFKCCNNPNE